One Bradyrhizobium sp. CCGB12 genomic window carries:
- a CDS encoding PaaI family thioesterase has product MTSTDIPDGFEPLFRKSPLTEPWEPLYSKTTDKAMIIGLRLARPHTNGRGLIHGGLITALADNAMGYSCALSTNWTTSFVTVSLSVDFVGSAEIGQWCSIESDVIKTGKTICFAQCLVWADGVVIARASGTFRVVPKKG; this is encoded by the coding sequence ATGACCTCCACCGACATCCCCGACGGCTTCGAACCGCTGTTCCGCAAGAGCCCTCTTACCGAACCCTGGGAGCCGCTTTACTCCAAGACGACCGACAAGGCCATGATCATCGGCCTGCGGCTGGCAAGGCCGCACACCAACGGCCGCGGCCTGATCCATGGCGGCCTCATCACGGCGCTCGCCGACAATGCCATGGGCTACAGCTGCGCGCTGTCGACGAACTGGACCACCTCGTTCGTGACGGTCTCGCTCTCGGTCGATTTCGTCGGCTCCGCCGAGATCGGCCAGTGGTGTTCGATCGAGAGCGATGTGATCAAGACCGGCAAGACGATCTGCTTCGCCCAGTGCCTGGTGTGGGCCGATGGCGTCGTGATCGCGCGCGCGAGTGGGACGTTTCGCGTGGTGCCGAAGAAGGGGTGA